GCCGACTTGTTCTGATCCTGATATCTCACAACGGGCCAATGCTTTCGCCTTCATCTTCAAATCAACTTCAGCATAAATATTGGTAGTATTAAGCGACACGTGCCCCAGCCAGGCACGGATTGTGTTAATATCGACACCAGAGCGAAGAAGGTGGACGGCGGTCGTGTGTCGAATGGCATGGGCACTGACTTTTTTTTT
The Candidatus Eisenbacteria bacterium DNA segment above includes these coding regions:
- a CDS encoding tyrosine-type recombinase/integrase encodes the protein KKKVSAHAIRHTTAVHLLRSGVDINTIRAWLGHVSLNTTNIYAEVDLKMKAKALARCEISGSEQVGKLWHENRGVMNFLKNL